CTTACCCAGAAGGATGTAGACGATATTGTATTCGGCATTGAAAAGGGCGTGGACTTTATCGCCGCTTCTTTTATAAGATCAGCCGCCGATATAAGGAATATAAGAAGGGTGCTGGATAAAAACGGCGGAGAAAAAGTAAAAATCATAGCCAAAATAGAAAACAGAGAAGGCGTAATGAATTTCGACTCTATTCTTGACGAGACCGACGGCATTATGGTTGCCAGAGGAGATATGGGGGTTGAAATAAATCCCGAAGAGGTTCCCATTATTCAAAAGGAGCTTATAAGAAAATGCAATCTGAAAGGCAAGCTCGTAATAACCGCAACACAGATGCTTGAATCTATGATAAATAATCCAAGGCCCACAAGAGCAGAAGCAAATGACGTTGCAAACGCCATATTTGACGGAACTGATTGTATCATGCTTTCGGGAGAAACGGCGGGAGGCAAATATCCTGTGGAAGCCGTAAAAATGATGGCCCGTATTGCCTGCGCCACGGAAAATGCCGTAGATTATTATAAAAAATCAGGAAGCCATACCCATATGGAGCCTAAAACAAGCACTACAGATTCCATTGCATACGCTTCCTGTACAATTGCGGCAGATATAAAGGCGTCCTGCATCGTGGCCGTAAGCCGCTCCGGCTTCACCCCAAGGATGGTATCACGCTTTAAGCCGGAATGCCTTATTGTTGCATTTACCCATGATGAAACAGTATGCAGACAGTTAAACTTAAGTTGGGGTATAAAACCGTTCTACTATGAAAGCGTTGGTATGGTTGAGGAAACCGGAAAGCTTACACTTAAAATAGTAGAAGAAAAACAGCTTGTAAAAAGCGGAGATGCAGTGGTAATGGTTGCAGGTTTCCCTATAGGAATTGTGGGAACCACGAATACCATTAAGGTTTTAACCGTAGGCGACGTACTCTTAAGAGGCAAATCTACGATGGATATTAATGTAACCGGCAGATGTTGTGTGATAAGAACTGTGGAAGATGCAAAAAATAATTTTAAAAAAGGCGATATTATCATTGCCCAGAATGTAAATCATGAAATTATGCCCTATATAAGAAAGGCTTCCGCCCTCATTATCGGAAGAGCAGGAGACGACGATTACGATATGGCGATAACCGCAGGTCAGGCCCTTGAAATCCCTGTTGTTATCTGCAAAGAAGAGGTTGTAGGCAGGATACAGAATGCCGCCATGATAACAATTGACAGTAAAAGCGGCATAATATATAATGGTGTGAGGGAATTATAATTCCATTAGTTTTGATTATGATGAAACGGCGCGAACTTAGAGAACGGGGTAATTATGTTTCAAAGATGCCCTGTGAACTCAGTAAGCGGCGGTTTGGATTTGTGAAGCAAATCCAAGTTTTATCAGTTCAAATAAATAATTAGCGAGGAGGTTTTTCATGGATAAATATGTATGCGTAGTATGCGGATATGTTTATGATCCGGAGGTAGGCGATCCTGACAGCGGGATAGCTCCGGGAACAGCTTTCGAGGATATACCTGATGATTGGGTTTGCCCCCTTTGCGGTGTAAGCAAAGACGATTTTGAAAAACAATAGGATACCCTGTCATAGTAAATTTCTTGCAAAGAAGGAATAAAACCTATTTGTTATAGACTCACAAAATATACAGTTTTATTCCTGTTGAACTCTAAATTTACTAAATATGGGTATCATAAGCAAAAAGGCGAATAACTTTAGTTATTCGCCTTTTTATATATAAAGAGAAAGCAAATTGAGAATGCTGGGATTTCAGATGAATCCGGGCATACTCGAATTAAAGTAAAACAGTAGCGTTGTAAATTTGCTTTTCCTAGACTGTATGCCTTCTTGGAGTCCGTTACTTACTGCGGAAGAAAAGCAAATTACTATATCGCTTCTATTATAAGTAAAATAATTTATTACTAGCTTAAAGCTATTTTACTATATTTATTCGTTTCCCTTCGTCTGCAAATGATGCATATTTCCGTATCTTTTTACTATTTTTCCGAACTCATCTTCATCGTAGAAGGGGCATTTATTCTGGCCGAAGTATTTTGCAACCTCCACTGCAAATCTGCCGCAGCATTCCAAATCGGAAAAATGAGTCGCTCCCGTTGCGCAGCCGGCAACAGCTGTTTCAGTGGTTATGGCTACACCCACAACAGGGGCATTGGTTGCCGTGGCGGGCTGGAGAATGCTGTTTAAATGGTAAAGCTCGTTTCCGTAAGGGGTAATATCCTGCATGGTAATAGGAAATACATAGGGAAGCTTTCCGGTAACGGTCTGCATAATTTCGAGAAGGTCATTGCTTATTTTTAAAATATAGCCTTCCTTAACGGTAGGAGATATGGCAAAGCCTCTGGTATTGATTACTCTGTTTCCCTTTGTTGTGTCTATGGAAAGGATTGCATCAAGGTCTCCGCTTACTTCTTCGGCGTTAACCGTTGCCATATCTACAGGAGAACCCATAAAAGGCACAGGCTCATGAGGCGATGTAGGTGCATTGGGGCATATATGGGTATGGATTACTACGTCTCCAAAGAGAAAATCGCCTTTGTTTTGCATATCAATAAGCTTTAAGGCGGTGGCAAGAGATACTAAAGCGCCGTCTCCGTCTGAAACAAAGCCGATCATTTCAGGTCTTGCACCTAATCCCCCAAGCCTTCCTAAAATACCGAGCGTAGGTGCGTTTCCGCCGTTGGATTTTCCGTTTTTACCGGCTATTTTTATTTTTATAAAATCGGTAGAGCCTTTTTCACCTGTAAATTTCTTTACTGTAACATCTTTTGCGCCGTAGTTTTCAAAGAATTCCTTGACCATTGCACCGCTGGCGTCTGCTCTGTCAAGTAAGTCGTAAACTTCCATGATTTGTTTGATTAACATGAGTAAATCTCCTTTGCTTTAGTTTATGTAGCATACCTATAGCAAAACAATAAATCAGCGTAACAAAAACCGTATATTTTGAATGGCTTAAAATAGTGATTTTATATTTTAAGCCGTTTATAAAAAATAGGTTTTTATTACTGCCTTAATCTTGTTTTGCTGTAATTAAAAAATCTCTCCCAAAAGCCTTGCAAGAACAGAACGAGCAGTCATAACCGGGATATTTGTCATTTCCTTAAGGGTATTTTGCATTTCAAGGTTATAGCCTATACAGTCCAATACAATAAGGTCACAGCTTTCTTTAGGGATTTGCTTTCCTGCGTTTATGATGCCTTCCATACCCTTATAGGGGTTTGCGGCTATGGTTTTTACATTATCGATATGCTTCCATTTGTTTTTGGAATATTCCATCTGCTTTTCATCAGGGGTAAACACTGTAAGGCCCTTATGGAAAACGAAAGGGGTTGCAGCGGACCTAAGAACCTCCGACGGGAATATAATAGGAACATTTGATTGAAATTTCCATGGGAAATCGCCTGTGCATATGAATGCAATAAGGTCGGCACCCTCCTCTTCCAGCTTGTAAATACAGTCTTGAAGCCTGTCTTTAATATACTTTTCAGCAAAGACAACCGCTGTTCCGTCTCTTAAGGTAGAGGCAAGAACAAGGTCCCCTTCTTCAGGCTTAAACTCTTCAATTTCTGCAAGGGTAAGACCGTCTAAGGCTCCGGCTTCGAGAATTTCAATATCTTTTCCTAAATGTATGGCCATTTCAGGAACAACATCTTTTCTCGGTGACTGTCCTACGGTTATGAAACCGATTTTCTTAAGCATTGCAAACCTCCTTTGGCATATTCTGATACTTTTGAACTATATTTTAACCTTATCGGTATGTTTTTTCAATACAAGGCCTTAATATATTTAGGCAATCATGATTATTATTACAGAAGCGGAATAGACTGAAAATATGTGTTTTATACAAAGTTAACTTAAAAATGATACAAGCCGAGCTTATAACTAGAGTAAATTTCATATAAAGAAGCAGCAAAAGCCTATTCCCATCAGGCCCCAAAACACGGATTTCCTTCGGAAACATAATGAAATTGCCTTTATACCATAATAGGCCATAAGGCTTTTAATATATAAATCAAATAAAGGCAGTTTCACAAAGGCGATTTACTATATTTCTTTTAAAGCGCATTTTTGAGCCTGTGTGAATATACGGTTTTGCTGATGTTTAACTTTAAATTTACTATACAATCTCTGTTCGCTATAACTTAAAAAAGCAGCTTTTTATGGATAGATGAAGGGCAAGCCTATGAAGCTATGAACAAATTTTTAACACCGCAGAGGTTAATTATTTTGGCAGAATTTACTTCCGCAAGAATACAAAGATTTTTTGGGGATTTTGAAAACCTTCCTATAAAAATACGTCGAAAACCTGTTTTTGGGGAAGTGGCAAAGGCTTTTCGATCTTTATCAATGATTTTACTGTACAAAAGGGATTTTTTATTTTAAACTTTATATAACGATAAACTATATACAGGAGGGATTTAAATGGCAGAAATAAAAAACGTACTCGTATTATTTGAAATGGATGAGGACAGGCGCAAATCGCTTGAGGAGATACTGCCTTCGGCTGACTACTCTTACATGGACAGAAAAGATTTGAAAGATGAGGATCTTGAAAAAGCCGATGTTATCCTCGGAAGCCTTTCGCCGTCAAAGGTGAGAAACCTTAAAAGGCTTCAATGGATGCAGCTTTCTTCCGCAGGCTCCGATTTGTTTCAAAAAGAGGGCTTTCCGGAACAGGCTATACTTACAAACGCCACAGGCGGATATGGCCCTGCTATTTCCGAGCATATGATAGGAATGCTTTTTATGCTTGTAAGAAAACTCCATCTTTATAGGGACAATCAGAGCAATGAGCTTTGGCAGAGCGAAGGCGATGTGCTTCAAGTAGCAGGCTCTACCGCTTTAGTCATTGGAATGGGTGATATAGGAACAGAATTTGCCAAAAGAATGAAGGCAATGGGAAGCTATGTAATAGGTGTAAGAAGAAGCAATACGAAAAAATCAGAATATGCCGATGAAATTCATTTAATAGACGACCTTGATGAACTTATAAAAAGAGCGGATATCATCTCTCTTTCCGTGCCTGAAACGGAAGATACAAAGCAGATTCTTTCAAAGGAAAGAATAGGGCTTTTGAAAGAAAACGCCATAATAATAAACGTAGGCAGGGGAACGGCAATCGATACCGAGGCCCTTTGCGACGCTCTTTATGAAAACAAAATATGGGGTGCCGGCCTTGACGTTACAGACCCTGAGCCTCTTCCGGAGGGCCATAGGCTTTGGAAGGCAAAAAATCTTGTTTTAACTCCTCATGTATCCGGCGGGTATAGCTTAAAATCTACTTATAACAGAATACTGGATATTTGCATCAATAATTACAAGGCTTTTGTAAATGGAGAAGAAATGAAAAACGTAGTTGATTTTAAGAGGGGATATTAATTTCCTATCTTTCTTAGACGGGAGCTGTTAAATGGAAGAAGAGAAAATCATATCGGACTTTTACAATTCCAGAAATGAGAACGAGCGTTTTTCATCAAAGCATGGCATGGTAGAATATATTATTACCCGAAAATATATAGATAAATATCTTCATAAAGAGTGCAGGATACTTGAAGTAGGCGCCGGAACGGGAAGATATGCTCTCCACTATGCTCATTTAGGCTATGAAGTAGATGCGGTGGAGCTTGTTCAGTCAAATTTGGATATTTTAAACCGGCAGATACTTCCGACAGATAACATTAGAGCGGTTAGAGGAAACGGACTGGACCTTTCCGTATATAAAGACGATACTTTTGACAGAACTCTCGTACTCGGCCCCATGTATCATTTATTTACTTATGAGGATAAAATGAAATGCCTTAACGAAGCCCTTCGGGTAACTAAAAAAGGCGGTCTTATTTTCGTTTCCTATTGCCAGTTTGATGCGTCTATGATGCAGGCAGGCTTCATAAGAAATATGTATGATTTTTTAACCGATAATGAATTGCTGGACGAGGAGAGCTTTTTGCCTATAAGCAATCCCAAAGGCATTTTTGAACTGTACAGAAAAAAACAGATTGATGTTTTAAACGAAGGATTAAGCGTTAAGCGCTTGAACTACGTGGGTACAGATATGTTTACTTGTTATTACAAGCTTGAAATAGACAACATGGAAGATAGTCTATATGAAAAATACCTTGCATACACAATGAGTATTTGCGAAAACCAAAACCTTGTAGGGCTTTCTAACCATACACTGGACATTCTGGAAAAGATATAAGAGCCAATAGGTTCCAGAAGAAGATTTTGCAGGGGTAATTACAAGGCTTTATTTTTATTACTTATTCTAATCTATCTATCCAAATAGATGGAAGCAGAAAGGACTATTTTCTGGTTTAATGGTTTTCTAAGACAAAAAGGCTAAAGAGCCTGATTTTCAGGCTCTTTTTTCTAAAGAATAAAAAATATACTTAATAAATTTATAGTAGAATAATTAGGACAAAATGTTTGCCTCGTTTAGGTCTAAGATAATAAAGGAGAAATCTCAATGAAAAAGCGATTCTCATATATGCTTATTTTACTTATGGTAGTATTGAGGTCTGTATTATGCTATGCAGGCGATGTACCGGAGGGCCTTCTTAATACTGATTCTTCTCAGGTGTATTTTGGAGAAGTTAAAAGCATAGAAGAAAATAGTATTACGGTAATTCAAAAGAAAAATATCAAAGGGGAATTTTCTGAAAACAAGGAGTATACTTATTCTGATTATGTCTTTACGGATTCTCCAGAAGCAGGCGAGGTATATCTCTGCGGATTTTATGATGAAAATAACCCCCTCTATATATGGGAAGTAACAAGCCTTGAAACAGACAGCTTAGAGATAAAAAATACCGATGATATGTCTAAGCGGATGCAAAAATACTTAAATGAAGGAAAATTTGAGGAAAAAGAAGCGGAAAGGCTTTCAAAAACAAATATCAATAATGATGCCCAATCTCCCAGTGCAGCAGCTCCGTCGGAAATATCTGCTGCTCATGAAGTACAAAAAGATAATGAACCGGACAGGCAGTATTTTTCATTTGTTTTAATTCCGCTGGCAATTGTATTCATAGGTATATGTGCCTTTATATTCCGCAGGAAAAGAAGAAATTAATGCTTTAAATAGCTTGCAGGCAGTAACAAAAACCTATCACTATGGATTCAAAAACACAGATTTTTCGGAAACAGTACATTTCTGAACCCTCATGAATATACGGTTTTGTTGCTGTAATTAAATTATTTTACTATAAGTTGTTTAGGACTATGTTTGTTGCTATAATAGGGTTTGTATTACTATAGAAAGATAGCGGTTGGATTTAATATCCACAAAGAGGAGCAGATTAAATTTAATGTTTGAACCGTTTAATATGATGATGATTTCTTTTGTAACTGTTATTTTATTTTCTGTTATAACAACAGTTATATTTAAAATAACAAAGGAATTATCAAGCAATTCTTTAAAAACAGCAATCCTTTCACAAGCAAAGGTTTTAGAGCTTAATCGGGGCTTTGACAGGAAAGGGCCAGGTATAAGGCTATTTAACAAAAGGCCTTTTGCGAAATGCTTTGCCCTGTTTGAGCTTGAAGGCAGGGAGCTAAAGGAGTTTCTCATTCCTTCAAAAGACTATAAATATATGTCTGAAGGAGACGAGGGGAACCTGCTTTATTCTGAAAATAATTATATCAATTTCTCTAAAAAAATAAAAAGCCATATGTATAGTAAAACAACTTTAAAGTAGTAACAAAAGCCCATTTTTCATAAACGGCTTAATATATAGAACCCTGTATTTAAACCATTCAAAATATAAGGTTTTTGTTGCTGTAATTTAATTGTTTTACTATAGTCCAATAAAGGCAGAAGCGGTAAGTTAAAGTTTCCCATGTTTTTTAACTGTATTTATAGCATTTTATAGTTTAATACATACAGGCTAATAATCTTATATTGTATATAAATTTGCTTTTATTTCCCTGCAAGTAAGCAAAATAAGATTAAGGAGGTAACAAAAGCCCATTTTTCATAAACGGCTTAATATAATAGAACCCCTTTTATTAAGCCATTCAAAATATACGGTTTTTGTTGCTGTGATTAATTTGTTTTACTATATCGTAAATTTTATATAAAGAAGTAGCAAAAGCCTATTCCCACTAGGCTCAAAAACACGATTTTTCTTCGGAAACGGTACATTTTTGAGCCTGTGTGCATATACGGCTTTGCTGCTGTTTAACTTTAAATTTACTATATTTGGCGTTAGAGGGTATAAAACAAGAGCAAAGTAAATTGACAATACTGCTATTTCATATGAATTCAAGTATATATATGGGAGGTTATTTTATGAGACTTGAAATGATAAGTTGGGCAATAGCAAAGGAGTATTTTGAAAGAAAAGATATTGTTGTACTTCCTGTGGGAAGCATAGAAAACCACGGTGCTCACTTAGCTTTGGGCACAGATTATCTTGTGCCTGTGAAGCTTGTGGAAATGCTTGAAAAAAGACTGGATGTTTTATTTGCTCCTGCGCTTCCTTATGGAAATGCAGATAATCATATGAGTTTTCCCGGAACTGTTTCTTTAGGAGAAGAAGGCCTTTATCAGACAGTAAAATCCATTGTCATGAGCCTTTATAACCACGGGGCAAGAAAGGTTGTTTTCTTAAACGGGCACGGCGGAAACATTAACGCTTTATCAAGAGTAGGCATAGACCTTAACAGAAAAGGCGGTCTTTCTGCCATATTAAACTGGTGGCTTATAACACCTGCTTTAAATGAAAAATGGGCAGGGGGGCATGCAGGGGCTCATGAAGCTTCTACAGTGATGGCCATAAACGAAAATTACGTGTATTTAGATAGAGCCGAGGATACGGAGCTTATAAATTTAAGTGAAAATTTAATCTCTAATAATTTAAACGGGGTATTTTATAAAAATATCAATATTCCTGTTCCGCGGTTTACGGAAAACATTACAAAAACCGGCTGGGCAGGAAGCGACCACCCGAAAGAGGCAAATGCTCAATGGGGGCAGGATATGCTGAATGGTCTCTGTGATTTTTATGCGGATTTTATAGAGGAATTTGAAAAGATAAAACTTTAATATTATCTGGAAATTAAGACATTGCCGAATTACTTTAATAGATAGAGGGATAGAAATGTCAAAGGAATTATTGAAAAAGCTTCCTAAAATGGATCAGCTTTTATCCGATGAGAAGGTTATTTTGGAAATTAAAAAGGGTAACCGTGTCATGATGACCGACGCTCTGAGGAAATCTCTGGATTATTTCCGAAACGAGATTTTATCAGGAAACATGACCGAAGAAGTATTAAAAGAAGACATTATAGGAAAGGCATTTTCCATATTTGAAGACGATATGGAAATGAACCTTAAGCCTGTTATCAATGCCACGGGAACAATACTTCATACAAATCTCGGAAGAAGCAGGCTTTCAAAAGCCGCCTGCGAAGCCGTATATAATATAAGTTCAAGCTATTCAAACCTTGAATACGATATTGAAAAGGGCGAAAGAGGAGAACGCTACGATGCCGTTACAGATATTATTTTGAAGCTTACGGGAGCCGAAAGCGCTCTTGTAGTAAATAATAATGCTGCT
This is a stretch of genomic DNA from Anaeropeptidivorans aminofermentans. It encodes these proteins:
- the pyk gene encoding pyruvate kinase, producing the protein MKRTKILATLGPSTASYEIIKELIKEGINGARLNFSHGDYESHGKMIDMLKAAREELDEPVALVLDTKGPEIRLKSFKEGTAFLEKGSEFVLTTDDIEGDEKRASVTYKDLPKDMGPGGKILLDDGLIELKVKEVKGNNIICTVVNGGLIKNNKGINIPDVHTSLPSLTQKDVDDIVFGIEKGVDFIAASFIRSAADIRNIRRVLDKNGGEKVKIIAKIENREGVMNFDSILDETDGIMVARGDMGVEINPEEVPIIQKELIRKCNLKGKLVITATQMLESMINNPRPTRAEANDVANAIFDGTDCIMLSGETAGGKYPVEAVKMMARIACATENAVDYYKKSGSHTHMEPKTSTTDSIAYASCTIAADIKASCIVAVSRSGFTPRMVSRFKPECLIVAFTHDETVCRQLNLSWGIKPFYYESVGMVEETGKLTLKIVEEKQLVKSGDAVVMVAGFPIGIVGTTNTIKVLTVGDVLLRGKSTMDINVTGRCCVIRTVEDAKNNFKKGDIIIAQNVNHEIMPYIRKASALIIGRAGDDDYDMAITAGQALEIPVVICKEEVVGRIQNAAMITIDSKSGIIYNGVREL
- the rd gene encoding rubredoxin; this encodes MDKYVCVVCGYVYDPEVGDPDSGIAPGTAFEDIPDDWVCPLCGVSKDDFEKQ
- a CDS encoding DUF1177 domain-containing protein, which produces MLIKQIMEVYDLLDRADASGAMVKEFFENYGAKDVTVKKFTGEKGSTDFIKIKIAGKNGKSNGGNAPTLGILGRLGGLGARPEMIGFVSDGDGALVSLATALKLIDMQNKGDFLFGDVVIHTHICPNAPTSPHEPVPFMGSPVDMATVNAEEVSGDLDAILSIDTTKGNRVINTRGFAISPTVKEGYILKISNDLLEIMQTVTGKLPYVFPITMQDITPYGNELYHLNSILQPATATNAPVVGVAITTETAVAGCATGATHFSDLECCGRFAVEVAKYFGQNKCPFYDEDEFGKIVKRYGNMHHLQTKGNE
- a CDS encoding AroM family protein, translated to MLKKIGFITVGQSPRKDVVPEMAIHLGKDIEILEAGALDGLTLAEIEEFKPEEGDLVLASTLRDGTAVVFAEKYIKDRLQDCIYKLEEEGADLIAFICTGDFPWKFQSNVPIIFPSEVLRSAATPFVFHKGLTVFTPDEKQMEYSKNKWKHIDNVKTIAANPYKGMEGIINAGKQIPKESCDLIVLDCIGYNLEMQNTLKEMTNIPVMTARSVLARLLGEIF
- a CDS encoding D-2-hydroxyacid dehydrogenase, with translation MLFMLVRKLHLYRDNQSNELWQSEGDVLQVAGSTALVIGMGDIGTEFAKRMKAMGSYVIGVRRSNTKKSEYADEIHLIDDLDELIKRADIISLSVPETEDTKQILSKERIGLLKENAIIINVGRGTAIDTEALCDALYENKIWGAGLDVTDPEPLPEGHRLWKAKNLVLTPHVSGGYSLKSTYNRILDICINNYKAFVNGEEMKNVVDFKRGY
- a CDS encoding class I SAM-dependent methyltransferase encodes the protein MEEEKIISDFYNSRNENERFSSKHGMVEYIITRKYIDKYLHKECRILEVGAGTGRYALHYAHLGYEVDAVELVQSNLDILNRQILPTDNIRAVRGNGLDLSVYKDDTFDRTLVLGPMYHLFTYEDKMKCLNEALRVTKKGGLIFVSYCQFDASMMQAGFIRNMYDFLTDNELLDEESFLPISNPKGIFELYRKKQIDVLNEGLSVKRLNYVGTDMFTCYYKLEIDNMEDSLYEKYLAYTMSICENQNLVGLSNHTLDILEKI
- a CDS encoding DUF2500 domain-containing protein; protein product: MFEPFNMMMISFVTVILFSVITTVIFKITKELSSNSLKTAILSQAKVLELNRGFDRKGPGIRLFNKRPFAKCFALFELEGRELKEFLIPSKDYKYMSEGDEGNLLYSENNYINFSKKIKSHMYSKTTLK
- a CDS encoding creatininase family protein translates to MRLEMISWAIAKEYFERKDIVVLPVGSIENHGAHLALGTDYLVPVKLVEMLEKRLDVLFAPALPYGNADNHMSFPGTVSLGEEGLYQTVKSIVMSLYNHGARKVVFLNGHGGNINALSRVGIDLNRKGGLSAILNWWLITPALNEKWAGGHAGAHEASTVMAINENYVYLDRAEDTELINLSENLISNNLNGVFYKNINIPVPRFTENITKTGWAGSDHPKEANAQWGQDMLNGLCDFYADFIEEFEKIKL